The genomic segment TGGCCTCGATGACTCAGAGCGAGCTGGATTCGCTGGCACAGCGCATTCCCGGCGGGGCTGCAAACATCGCGGATATCTATCCGCTGGCTCCTTTGCAGGAGAGTATTTTCCTGGTTCATAGTGCAACGGAAAAAACCGACCCTTATGTGACTACCATCACACTGGAGTTTGGCTGCAAAGATGAAATTGACCGGTTTGTCACACGTTTCAATCAGATCATTGCACGCTATGATGTGCTGCGTACATTGGTCGCGTGGCGCGAGCGTCAAGCCCCTTTACAGCTGGTGTTGCGCCATTGTGAATTGCTGCCAACCTGGTTGTCTTTCTCTGGTCAGCAAGATGCCAGACAAAAACTAGACGCTTACGTGGCACAAGGCATACATCGTATGGATCTGGAGCTGGCGCCTTTGGTGCAACTGGAGCTGGCCCACGACCCCGTCACAGATAAATACTGTGGCGTGCTTAAAGAGCACCACATTTTGCTCGATCATATCTCAGTTGAAATGATTATGACTGAGCTGGCAATGGATGAGCAAGCCTTCCGGCAATTGCCAGAACCTCTGGCGTATCGACAATTTATTGCTCAAACACTGCACAATGCCGAGCACCTGAATACCCGTGACTATTTTACCGAGCAACTGGGTGATATCGACACGCCCTGCCATCCGTTTGGGCTGGACAGCACCCAAGCCGATGAGCTGCATTGTAACGATTTGCATGTTGAGCTGACTCTGGAGCAATCGCAACAGATCCGCACCCAGATGCAACAGCGAGGCATGAGCCCGGCGGCATTTTTCCACCTGGCCTGGGCCATGGTAGTGTCGGCCTGTAGTCAGAGCCGGGATGTGGTATTTGGTACTGTGTTGTCGGGCAGAATGAGTGGCCAGCAGGGTATTGAGCAGATGATGGGGATGATGATCAATACCCTGCCTCTGCGTGTTAATCTGGCTGATAAACCGGCAGCAGTGCTGTTAGAGCAGGTCGACAAGTCTCTGCTCGGGTTAATGCCTTACGAGCAGGCATCGCTGACTGAAGCGCAGGCATGCAGTGGTGTCAGCACACAAACACCGTTATTCAGCGCCATTTTCAATTATCGTCACTCCCGTCTGGCTGAAGCGTCAGCGCAAGACGGCGCACAGGCCACAGCCGCCAGAGAGCGCACTAACTATCCATTTAACTTATGTGTAGATGACTGGGGTGAGGGTTTTTCTTTCAACCTGCAGGTTGAGCGCTCTGTTGATATTAACGCGGTGTGTGACTATGTTGCTTGCGCCATCGAACAGTTACTGAGTGCACTGAATAAAGAGTCAGACACACCTGTGGCACAGCTGGCGGTACTGACTGAGGCACAGCAGGATGCCCTGATGCTGGCGAATGTCGGCGAAGTGGTAAGCATAGATAGCGTGAGCAGTATTCAGGCCCGATTCGAGCGTCAGGTGGCCAGAGTTGGCGAGCGCACTGCACTGGTGTACCAACAAGAGTCGCTGACCTATCATGAACTGAACGCGCGGGCGAACGCACTGGCACACTACCTGATTGACGCACACGATATCCGCTCGGATACTCTGGTAGGCCTGTGTGTGGGTCGCGGCGTTAATATGATTGTGGGCATACTGGCAATACTTAAAGCCGGTGGTGCTTATGTGCCGCTTGATCCAAATTACCCGCAAGAGCGTCTCGATTTTATCTGTCAGGATGCTGGTGTGGTACTGGTGCTGAGTGAAGATCAGGTAGCTGATGCGTTAGCGATACAAGACACGCCTGTTATCGACCTTAATCAGCTGCCACTAACCGGCTACAGCACCGATAATGTGCAGCTGGCAGCGCATACATCAGACAACCTGGCTTATGTCATTTACACCTCAGGCTCCACGGGCAAACCAAAAGGGGTGCTGCAAACCCACCGTAATGTGGGCCGTTTGTTTGATGTGACTCAGCCCGATTTTAACTTCAGTGAAGACGATTGCTGGTGTGTGTTCCACTCCTTTGCCTTCGATTTCAGTGTCTGGGAGATCTGGGGCGCCTTGTTGTTTGGCGGCAAACTGCTGATGCCGAGCCTGGATGAAGTCAAAGACAGTCAGTTGTTTGTAGAACTGTGTCAGCGCAACGCACTGACCATTCTTAACCAGACGCCGAGTGCCTTTAAACAGCTCACCGAATATCTGGTTGCGACCCGGCAGGCGCTGCCCTCATTGCGTAGCATCGTATTTGGTGGGGAAGGGCTTACGCCAAGTCACGTTACCCAATGGTGGACGCACTTTGCGAGTCAGCCAACTGAGCTGATTAATATGTACGGGATCACAGAAACCACAGTACATGTGACCTATAAACGCATTGAGCCGGGTGCGCAAATCAATATCGGCAGACCGCTGCGCGACCAGCATATTGTATTGCTGGACGACGCGTTAAAGCTGGTACCTAAAGGGTGTGCGGGCGAAATCTATGTCGGCGGGGCTGGCCTGGCACTGGGCTACCTGAACCGCGAAGCACTCAGTGCTGAACGTTTTATTGACAACCCATTCGACAGGGGACGCTATCCCTGGCTGGGTGAACGCTTGTATCGTGCTGGTGATTTAGCGCGTTATGACGAGCAGGGCGAGCTGCATTATCTGGGCCGTCAGGATGACCAGGTGAAAATTCGCGGTCACCGCATTGAACTGGGCGAAGTTGAAAACCGTATCGCCGAGCTGACCATGGTTGACTCAGCCCTGGTACTGGCTGTACCTGCTGTGGATGGCACACTGCAACTGGTTGCCTATGTCAAAAGTGCGCAGGACAGTGCTGATGAGCACTGGCTAAGCCATTTAAAAGAGGCGCTTGGTGAGCAGTTACCGGCATACATGCTACCAGGCGCTATCGTCACTGTGCAGCAATGGCCGCTGACAGCCAATGGCAAGGTCGACAGGCGCGCCTTGCCTGCGCCAGATAGCGGACTTGCTCAGCAAGCGTATGTTGCCCCGCGTAATGATACCGAGTACACCCTGGTTGGGATCTGGGCCGAGTTGCTTAAGCTTGAGCACAGTCAGGTTAGCGTCGAGGCGAATTTCTTCGAGCTTGGCGGGCATTCTTTACTCCTTATGAAGCTGCTTGCGGGGATCCGCGAGCAACTCAACTGTGAGCTGAGCGTGAAGGATATCTTTGCGGCCACCACCATTGCACAGCAAGCGCTGCGGGTCGCGCAGCAGGCTAATACTGTGGTGCAGCCACCCATTGTTGCGCAACCTCGTGAGGCAAATGCCCACCTGCCATTATCGTTTGCTCAGCAGCGTCTGTGGTTTATCGATAAACTCAATGGCAGCAGTGCCGAGTACAATATGCCGGTGGCATTTGATGTTGATGGCGAGTTAGACCTGGATGCGGCACAAGCCGCGTTAAATTGCCTGATTGCCCGGCATGAAGCGTTACGTACAGTATATCTGGAACAGGATGCGGAGCCTGTCCAACTGATCCGCAGTAAGGTGCAGCTGACGCTGACTCTGCATGACCTAAGCGACCTGAATGAGCACACCAAAGCAGACCGGCTCAGTCAGTTGCTCAAAGAAGATGCGTTAACGCCATTTAAGCTGGATAGCGACCTGATGCTGCGTGCTCAGTATATCCTGCTGAATTATGCCGCTCAGGGTGAGGCGCAGCGTGGTGTGCTGGCGTTCAATATGCACCATATTGCCTCGGATGGCTGGTCAGTTGAGCTGATGTCGAACGAGTTTATGGCGCTGTACCAAGCTGCCACTCAGGGCACCGAGGCTTCCTTGTTGCCTTTAGCTATCCAGTATGCCGATTATGCCTTGTGGCAACGCGACTGGCTGAGTCAGGAGCAAGGAGGGGCAAAAGCGCTGGAAACACAGCTCAATTACTGGCGTGAAACATTGGCTGATGCGCCGGCGGTGCATAGTCTGCAACTGGATAAAGCCCGTCCGGAAGAAAAAGCATTCAATGCCAATGGCTTCACCAGTCTATTGCCAGGCTCGCTGAGTCAGGGTCTCAAAGCGTTTGCCGAAGCGGCGCGGATCACGCCATTTATGCTGGTACACAGTGCGCTGGCCTATGTTTTGTCGCGGCACAGTAATCAGCAGGATATTGTGATTGGCACGCCGGTGGCGAATCGTGCCCAGCCAGAAGTGGCTGGTCTTATCGGATACTTTGCCAATACTCTGGTACTGCGTGTGAACACCCATCATTCTAGTCTGGGTGACTATCTTGCTCATGTGAAAGACGCTCATATTGGTGCACAATCGCATCAGGATGTGCCGTTTGAACAGCTGGTTGATGCGTTACAGATCCCGCGTTCAACGGCTTACAGTCCGGTGTTCCAGATAATGCTGACAACCAACTCAGAATTTGCCCTGGCAGAGCAACCAGAGCAGGGACTGGCAGGACTGACGTTTACCCCAAGACTGCCACAGGCCTGTTCGACCAAGTTTGATATTGAAATTAATATCGACCTGGATGAGGCCGGACTGACCGTCAACTGGTTGTATGATTGTGCTCTGTTCACGGAGCAACACATCGCAGCGCTGGATAAACATCTGCAAGGCGTACTCAGATATCTGGCGCGACTGACTCAGGCTCAGCTAGCCAACCCGATGGATACACTCCCGCTGCTATCTGAACAGGAACGTTATGAACAGTTACACCAATGGAATGATACGGTGCGGGAATATGATCAAGCGCTGTGTGTCCACGAATTGTTTGAGCAGCAGGTTGTAAAATCGCCCAATCAGACAGCTTTACGTTTTGGCGCTCAGACCATGAGCTATCGTGAACTTAATACCAGAGCGAACCAGCTTGCAGATTATCTGCGCAATGAACACGGCGTTGGACCAGACACTTTAGTGGGGCTGTGTGTAGAACGCTCATTTGAAATGGTCATTGGGATCTGGGGGATTTTGAAAGCCGGCGGAGCTTATGTGCCGCTGGATCCTGAGTTACCCAGCGCCAGGCTGAACTATCTGGTTGCCGATGCCAGTGCCCGGGTCGTGCTCAGCACGCAAGAGGTCGCTGCGCGTGTTATGCTGGGCGAGGCCTGTGTTATTGAGCTTGATGGCTTTAATTATCACGCCTACAGCGATGCCGATATTGCACCGAGCGACATTGGCCTGAGCGCCCGCAACCTGGCCTATACCATTTACACCTCAGGCTCTACGGGTATGCCCAAAGGCGTGCTGCTTGAGCACCAGGCGCTGCATAACCGCATCGACTGGATGGACAATGAATATCATTGCGGACCCGACGACAAGATACTACAGAAAACGCCTTACAGCTTTGATGTGTCGGTGTGGGAGTTTGTCTGGCCGATGCTCAAAGGTGCAGAGCTGGTGATTGCTAAGCCGGGCGGCCACAAAGACCCGGGCTACCTGAGCGACCTGATTGTTGAGACAGGCATCACCAAATTGCACTTTGTGCCGTCTATGCTGGGCGTCATGCTGGAGCATGGTGACTTGAGCCGTTGTACGTCAATCCAGCAGGTCTTCTGTAGTGGTGAAGCCTTGCAGATCAGCCATGTTGAGCAGTTCCAAACCATGCTGCCAGCGGCGCAGCTTCATAACCTCTATGGCCCGACCGAAGCGGCCATTGACGTCAGCTATTGGGACTGCGCGCAGCCTCATGGCAGCAGCGTGCCTATTGGTCGGCCAATCCAGAATATCCAGCTATACATCCTTGATGAGGCGCTGAACTTGTTGCCAAAAGGCGCCTGTGGCGAGTTACACATAGGCGGTGATGGTCTGGCACGTGGATATCACAATCGCGCAGACCTGACAGAGGAGCGCTTTATCGCCAACCCGTTTTACGATGACAGCCAGCCAGGCAGCAGTCAGCGCCTGTATAAAACCGGCGATCTGGTTCGTTACCGTGCTGATGGCATTATTGAATACATGGGGCGTATTGACCATCAGGTGAAGATCCGCGGGTTGCGCATTGAGCTTGGCGAGATTGAGTATCACATCGGTGAGCATTGCGAAGTCGACTCCGCACTGGTGATGGCACTGGGTGACCAACAGGGTAATCAGCACCTGGTCGGCTATGTTAAACCGCACTCGCTGGGTACAGACGATACCCGGCAAGCACTTATTGATTCTATCAAAGCACAACTGGGTGAGTCTCTTGCTGAGTATATGATCCCGGCCAGTTTTGTGCTGCTGGAAGAATGGCCACAAACGCCCAACGGCAAAATTGACCGTAAAGCCCTGCCTGCTCCGGAGCACGCCGGGCTCGGTGGTGAATACGTTGCGCCTGACAGCGACACCGAGCGGACTCTGGTGACTATCTGGTCGCAGGTACTTGGCCTGGATGAAGCGCATATCAGCACGCAGGCGAGTTTCTTCTCACTGGGTGGTCAGTCTTTGCTGGTCGTCAAACTGATGAAAGAAATAGAGGCCAAGTTTGACTGCGCGCTGACCATCAAACAGTTATTTAAGTACACCTCGGTGGCTGAACAAGCCTTGCAGTTAGACGAGCTGCACGCTGCTCAGGCTCTGAAAGACAAGTTAGAACAATCAGATAATGTAGAAAGGATTGTGTTTTAATGAAACCGCAACAGTTAGTCAGTCTGCTTCAGGAAAAGTTGATTTTGGTGAGTGTCTCTGACGGGTCACTTGTAGTCGAAGCTGAAAAGGGCGCAGTCACAGCAGAGATTGCGCAACTGATCAGAGAGAATAAAACACAATTACTAGATTATTTAAGCGACAGCGAAACACAGCCCAAGCGCCAGGCTATTACGCCGCGTACTGAGCAGTACCAGACGTTTGCACCACTGTCTTTTTCACAGCGCCGGTTGTGGTTTATCGACCAGCTGCAACAGGGAGCAGCCCAGTATAATATGCCCGCTTTGCTGACGGTTACGGGTAAGCTGGATCTGGCGGTGGCCGAGCGCGCCTGTCAGGCCATCATCCGTCGCCATGAAATACTGCGCACTGTGATAGTGGAAGGTGAAAACGGTGCACGGCAGCACATTCGTGATGATGTGGCGTTTGCGATTTCACAGAGCGATTTGAGCGCATTGGAAGCAAGCGCCCGTTCGACGCAGCTTGAAACCCTGATTGATGGAGAGCTCAGTACCCCGTTTGATCTGACCCGGGATGTGATGATGCGGGCGCGCTATATTCTGCTGGCCGACCCAGGCACTGCGCAACAAGCAGGGGTGTTGCTGTTCAATATGCATCATATTGCCTCCGATGGCTGGTCAATTGAATTGCTCAGTCAGGAGTTTCTGACTTTATATCGGGCGTTTGCACAGAATGCTGCCAATCCATTACCTGAGCTGACTATCCAGTACGCAGACTATGCGCTGTGGCAGCAAACCTGGTTACAGGAAAATGTACTGGAAACTCAGCTGGCATATTGGCAGGAAACCCTGGCCGATGCTCCTTCTGTCCACAGTCTGCCCTTAAAACAGCCTCGCCCGGAAGAAAAGCAAAGTGCTGCCGGGTGCCAG from the Pseudoalteromonas sp. R3 genome contains:
- a CDS encoding non-ribosomal peptide synthetase is translated as MNVHQAFELAISQGVHLYVEQGKLKFKAAKGSMTDELRSALKENKTQLIELLSQQAEKATVLTQSTGNIPALGLTHSVLSFSQQRLWFLEQLRGPSAEYNIPLALDVQGRVDLAAVEDAFNDIMARHTILRSGYYDSEDGPRQTIREDVALNIHQIDLSNSDEQATELAAHIERDTLKPFDLTKDVLFRVTYLCTHQYNDGTQQGVLLLNMHHIVSDGWSMEILTGEFIQAYQARVSGQLPSWTPLPLQYADYAHWQRETLTQQALAEQLSYWQQSLADAPAVHGIIPDFERPATKQLHGDLVRSELGATEAQALQNLARQHQLTPFMLIHSALAYVLSRHSNSNDIVIGTPIANRGHAELEGLIGYFANTLVLRVNTGQSSIGDYFAHVKSVHLGAQANQDVPFEQLVEKLNVPRSGAHAPLFQIMLTTNSDYGVRDQQLALDGLQIAQRPASSVTTKFDLEIEVSLNEQGVAIEITYDTALYRAHRVAAIAQHLSTVLTQLARLTPADVSGKLSALSLLSDAERKQQLADWNDTQRAYPRQLCVHELFEQQAKATPDAIALRFDGLTMSYESLNTKANQLAHYLRTEHNIGPDTLVGLCTERSFEMVIGIWGILKAGGAYVPLDPELPSGRLNYLIEDASANVVLSTQEVIERVSLGDATVIALDGFDFAAYSGSNIAVSDIGLTANHLAYAIYTSGSTGQPKGVLLEHQALHNRIDWMDNEYGCEPQDKILQKTPYSFDVSVWEFVWPMLKGAELVIAKPGGHKDPAYLSELIEKTGVTKLHFVPSMLGVMLEHGDLARCSTIRQVFCSGEALQVSHVEQFKVRLPEAQLHNLYGPTEAAIDVSYWDCALPHGSSIPIGKPIQNIQLYILDDGLNLLPQGACGELHIGGDGLARGYHNRPELTEERFIANPFYPQSPGKRLYKTGDLVRFREDGNIEYMGRLDHQVKIRGQRIELGEIEYHIGEHAQVDSALVLAMKDDKGNQRLVAYVKPSAELTEETQQALIASVQEQLGESLADYMIPANFVLLNEWPQTPNGKIDRKALPVPQSLGYEVAYVAPITEQEKVLAELCAELLTLELDEVSMAANFFELGGHSLMVMELVSRLKKQGWSTSVQALFNARVLGEMAKTITDGSPQSAPELPQNGIPAQCTRITPDMVTLASMTQSELDSLAQRIPGGAANIADIYPLAPLQESIFLVHSATEKTDPYVTTITLEFGCKDEIDRFVTRFNQIIARYDVLRTLVAWRERQAPLQLVLRHCELLPTWLSFSGQQDARQKLDAYVAQGIHRMDLELAPLVQLELAHDPVTDKYCGVLKEHHILLDHISVEMIMTELAMDEQAFRQLPEPLAYRQFIAQTLHNAEHLNTRDYFTEQLGDIDTPCHPFGLDSTQADELHCNDLHVELTLEQSQQIRTQMQQRGMSPAAFFHLAWAMVVSACSQSRDVVFGTVLSGRMSGQQGIEQMMGMMINTLPLRVNLADKPAAVLLEQVDKSLLGLMPYEQASLTEAQACSGVSTQTPLFSAIFNYRHSRLAEASAQDGAQATAARERTNYPFNLCVDDWGEGFSFNLQVERSVDINAVCDYVACAIEQLLSALNKESDTPVAQLAVLTEAQQDALMLANVGEVVSIDSVSSIQARFERQVARVGERTALVYQQESLTYHELNARANALAHYLIDAHDIRSDTLVGLCVGRGVNMIVGILAILKAGGAYVPLDPNYPQERLDFICQDAGVVLVLSEDQVADALAIQDTPVIDLNQLPLTGYSTDNVQLAAHTSDNLAYVIYTSGSTGKPKGVLQTHRNVGRLFDVTQPDFNFSEDDCWCVFHSFAFDFSVWEIWGALLFGGKLLMPSLDEVKDSQLFVELCQRNALTILNQTPSAFKQLTEYLVATRQALPSLRSIVFGGEGLTPSHVTQWWTHFASQPTELINMYGITETTVHVTYKRIEPGAQINIGRPLRDQHIVLLDDALKLVPKGCAGEIYVGGAGLALGYLNREALSAERFIDNPFDRGRYPWLGERLYRAGDLARYDEQGELHYLGRQDDQVKIRGHRIELGEVENRIAELTMVDSALVLAVPAVDGTLQLVAYVKSAQDSADEHWLSHLKEALGEQLPAYMLPGAIVTVQQWPLTANGKVDRRALPAPDSGLAQQAYVAPRNDTEYTLVGIWAELLKLEHSQVSVEANFFELGGHSLLLMKLLAGIREQLNCELSVKDIFAATTIAQQALRVAQQANTVVQPPIVAQPREANAHLPLSFAQQRLWFIDKLNGSSAEYNMPVAFDVDGELDLDAAQAALNCLIARHEALRTVYLEQDAEPVQLIRSKVQLTLTLHDLSDLNEHTKADRLSQLLKEDALTPFKLDSDLMLRAQYILLNYAAQGEAQRGVLAFNMHHIASDGWSVELMSNEFMALYQAATQGTEASLLPLAIQYADYALWQRDWLSQEQGGAKALETQLNYWRETLADAPAVHSLQLDKARPEEKAFNANGFTSLLPGSLSQGLKAFAEAARITPFMLVHSALAYVLSRHSNQQDIVIGTPVANRAQPEVAGLIGYFANTLVLRVNTHHSSLGDYLAHVKDAHIGAQSHQDVPFEQLVDALQIPRSTAYSPVFQIMLTTNSEFALAEQPEQGLAGLTFTPRLPQACSTKFDIEINIDLDEAGLTVNWLYDCALFTEQHIAALDKHLQGVLRYLARLTQAQLANPMDTLPLLSEQERYEQLHQWNDTVREYDQALCVHELFEQQVVKSPNQTALRFGAQTMSYRELNTRANQLADYLRNEHGVGPDTLVGLCVERSFEMVIGIWGILKAGGAYVPLDPELPSARLNYLVADASARVVLSTQEVAARVMLGEACVIELDGFNYHAYSDADIAPSDIGLSARNLAYTIYTSGSTGMPKGVLLEHQALHNRIDWMDNEYHCGPDDKILQKTPYSFDVSVWEFVWPMLKGAELVIAKPGGHKDPGYLSDLIVETGITKLHFVPSMLGVMLEHGDLSRCTSIQQVFCSGEALQISHVEQFQTMLPAAQLHNLYGPTEAAIDVSYWDCAQPHGSSVPIGRPIQNIQLYILDEALNLLPKGACGELHIGGDGLARGYHNRADLTEERFIANPFYDDSQPGSSQRLYKTGDLVRYRADGIIEYMGRIDHQVKIRGLRIELGEIEYHIGEHCEVDSALVMALGDQQGNQHLVGYVKPHSLGTDDTRQALIDSIKAQLGESLAEYMIPASFVLLEEWPQTPNGKIDRKALPAPEHAGLGGEYVAPDSDTERTLVTIWSQVLGLDEAHISTQASFFSLGGQSLLVVKLMKEIEAKFDCALTIKQLFKYTSVAEQALQLDELHAAQALKDKLEQSDNVERIVF